A genomic window from Yarrowia lipolytica chromosome 1D, complete sequence includes:
- a CDS encoding uncharacterized protein (Compare to YALI0D17996g, some similarities with uniprot|Q03435 Saccharomyces cerevisiae YDL002c NHP10 Non-histone protein, similar to Saccharomyces cerevisiae NHP10 (YDL002C); ancestral locus Anc_3.210) encodes MIPILSKSQETKYRQKCKDLKRRIQEIEDFNEATALNLARTKRTIIRVRLERELLMEKLEELAKGDAAEGSDSTDEEVEIGLTELQRALLLRANDPPANPRVVSNNKASQAGTAAALAAIASVQGKGTTNDEDNENGNGGDGSESPKKRAVRNPDMPKRPQNAYIIFCEREKEGVRASMELEADGETFDLTRALADSWKELGQEGRQPYYKLYQDDRRRYLEEMSEYVPENPSEAEQKEIQRAIKALEELKSGKGGDDEEEEAATSTVATKEDKQEKEGEKKEQSTEESKTKVTQPKAAVPKAAEIQTEASNTAESNTEASKTEVSKVKEEPQEPDQISRKDTEPKDVEMTDASEVAKPDAESAAFNKEDEPVSAAPVEPAPVSVASETDKKEEERKD; translated from the coding sequence ATGATTCCTATTCTGTCGAAATCTCAGGAAACCAAGTACCGACAAAAATGCAAGGATTTGAAGCGGCGGATCCAGGAAATTGAGGACTTCAACGAGGCCACGGCGCTGAACTTGGCTCGAACCAAACGGACCATCATTCGGGTTCGTCTGGAAAGAGAGCTTTTGatggagaagctcgaggagCTAGCAAAGGGAGACGCCGCAGAAGGATCCGATTCCACagacgaggaggtcgaGATTGGCCTGACAGAGCTGCAGCGAGCTCTGTTGCTTAGGGCTAATGATCCTCCTGCCAACCCACGAGTGGTGagcaacaacaaggccaGCCAAGCCGGAACCGCAGCCGCTCTGGCAGCAATCGCATCTGTCCAGGGCAAGGGAACTACCAACGACGAAGACAATGAAAACGGAAACGGTGGAGATGGCTCCGAGAGTCCCAAAAAGCGGGCTGTTCGAAACCCAGATATGCCCAAGAGGCCCCAGAACGCCTACATTATCTTTTGTGAGCGGGAAAAGGAAGGCGTCCGAGCATcgatggagctggaggcgGATGGCGAGACCTTTGATCTAACACGTGCTCTGGCTGACTCGTGGAAGGAGCTGGGCCAGGAGGGACGACAGCCTTACTACAAGCTGTATCAGGACGATCGACGACGATACCTTGAGGAAATGAGCGAGTACGTGCCTGAGAACCCCAGTGAGGCCGAGCAGAAGGAAATTCAGCGAGCCATCAAagctctggaggagctcaagagTGGCAagggaggagatgatgaggaggaggaggctgccacGAGTACCGTTGCTACCAAGGAGGATaagcaggagaaggaaggTGAAAAGAAGGAACAGAGTACTGAAGAATCAAAGACTAAGGTCACGCAGCCCAAGGCTGCAGTGCCAAAGGCTGCAGAGATCCAGACTGAAGCATCAAACACTGCAGAATCCAACACCGAAGCGTCTAAAACTGAAGTGTCCAAGGTTAAGGAGGAGCCTCAAGAACCAGATCAAATTTCACGCAAAGACACAGAACCCAAGGATGTGGAAATGACTGATGCATCAGAAGTTGCCAAGCCTGACGCGGAGTCTGCTGCtttcaacaaggaggacgagccTGTATCAGCTGCGCCGGTTGAACCTGCACCCGTTTCCGTGGCTTCGGAGACTGataagaaggaggaggagagaaaGGATTAA
- a CDS encoding uncharacterized protein (Compare to YALI0D18018g, similar to Saccharomyces cerevisiae SST2 (YLR452C); ancestral locus Anc_7.514, weakly similar to uniprot|P11972 Saccharomyces cerevisiae YLR452c SST2 involved in desensitization to alpha-factor pheromone), protein MQAAAEGSKGNITYTLPTDTTSFLSLFSSFLLSLKLSKSGLKVGYFLPKSYPFAFSMEEAVTALTNLELHPGSRAVNIKCNISESRAHQHLQANPIPDSPKKHAAALLSSNHNTMTCISLVRDSNDAIQKSKYLTLLLFQRLAGKHPNIYTANDIGDLPQGKPSPYHHRYFTHPDSDAVTQYYDSRVGVRLLEATRDGHSIYYFSGKAAWQWVMECCEVVSGLEILDILQEFLTAGFIERFDTESRYSEEAKSHTFVCSKTAKYTITASGMSVAGWTGNLPTTPLSSGFPVFIKSRLLHGVEVTKEDLVELQEIDQATNTTLDAVTGRPVDVARDETSQESREERLLGFKHENPSLAVVLQDPGLTMLFRNHLEATHCVENHTVYVSINRVIRTYADTSPQVSDDSMASLVALIYSTYDSYLSPQAPKEFNMISSWRDQLCHLTGELRSAKTVPASLIIVAEIVRIFELIKNHAFRMMEIDSLPKFLECREYRRCLRTFRWLERVNYM, encoded by the exons GAACATCACCTACACACTCCCCACGGATACGACTTCgtttctgtctctcttttccagctttcttctctctctcaaacTGTCGAAAAGCGGACTCAAGGTCGGCTACTTTCTCCCCAAGTCGTACCCCTTTGCCTTCTCTATGGAAGAGGCCGTGACTGCGCTTACAAACCTCGAGCTCCATCCTGGTTCGCGTGCTGTCAACATCAAATGCAACATTTCCGAGTCCCGCGCACA CCAGCATCTGCAGGCCAATCCTATCCCAGACAGTCCAAAGAAACACGCGgctgctcttctgtctTCTAATCACAACACCATGACGTGCATTTCTCTGGTTAGAGACTCCAATGACGCCATCCAGAAGTCCAAATACCTCACGTTGCTTCTGTTTCAACGACTTGCGGGCAAACATCCCAATATCTACACTGCCAACGATATTGGAGACCTTCCACAAGGAAAGCCATCTCCATATCACCATCGATACTTTACTCATCCCGATAGTGATGCAGTAACCCAGTATTACGACAGCAGAGTGGGTGTCAGACTACTGGAAGCCACGCGTGATGGTCATTCAATCTACTACTTTTCAGGTAAAGCTGCTTGGCAATGGGTTATGGAGTGCTGCGAAGTAGTAAGCGGGTTGGAGATCCTGGACATTCTACAGGAGTTTCTTACAGCTGGGTTCATCGAGAGATTTGATACTGAGTCTCGTTATTCAGAAGAGGCCAAGTCACACACATTTGTGTGTTCCAAAACTGCAAAGTACACCATCACGGCGTCGGGGATGTCTGTAGCTGGTTGGACAGGCAACCTGCCTACGACGCCGCTTTCTTCAGGGTTCCCTGTATTCATCAAgtctcgtcttcttcacGGGGTCGAGGTGACCAAGGAAGACTTGGTAGAGCTTCAGGAGATTGATCaggccacaaacacaacttTGGATGCGGTCACCGGTCGGCCAGTGGATGTCGCACGTGATGAAACGTCTCAAGAGTCTCGAGAAGAACGATTACTAGGATTCAAGCACGAAAATCCATCTTTGGCTGTGGTTTTACAAGATCCAGGTCTCACAATGCTGTTCAGAAACCACCTGGAAGCAACTCATTGTGTAGAGAACCATACTGTTTACGTGAGCATAAACCGTGTGATTCGCACCTATGCTGATACATCTCCCCAGGTATCAGATGACTCCATGGCTTCTCTTGTGGCCCTCATTTACTCCACTTATGACTCCTATCTTTCTCCCCAAGCTCCCAAGGAGTTCAACATGATTTCGTCGTGGCGAGATCAACTGTGTCATTTGACAGGAGAACTACGCAGTGCAAAAACTGTTCCTGCCAGTCTCATCATTGTGGCAGAAATAGTTCGCATTTTTGAACTGATCAAGAATCACGCCTTTCGAATGATGGAGATTGATTCTCTACCCAAATTTCTGGAATGCAGAGAGTACAGACGGTGTTTGAGAACGTTCAGATGGTTGGAGAGGGTCAACTATATGTAA